A genomic segment from Candidatus Leptovillus gracilis encodes:
- the glpX gene encoding class II fructose-bisphosphatase: protein MSEQPDHNLALELVRATEAAALSAAKWVGRGQKESGDQAAVDALRLLLGTVRMDGIIVIGEGEKDDAPMLYNGEKVGNGRGPQVDVAVDPVEGTNLLAKGLANAIAIVGLAPHGAMWNPGPAFYMDKLVVGPQAKGKVDLDAPVADNLQAIATAKGIHIDEVTVVILDRPRNAAKITAVRQTGARVRLITDGDVAPALMAALPETGIDAVMGIGGTPEGVITACAMHGLGGDIQGRLAPQSDAERHNIEQAGISLTRKLGLTDFVSGDDHFFAATGITQGDFLRGVRYTADGAVTHSLVTRSQSGTWRLIESYHRWDTLMRISIVPYR, encoded by the coding sequence ATGTCTGAACAACCGGATCACAATCTAGCTTTAGAACTGGTCCGCGCTACCGAAGCGGCGGCCTTGTCCGCTGCCAAATGGGTGGGACGCGGGCAGAAAGAATCTGGCGATCAGGCGGCGGTGGATGCGCTGCGCCTGCTGTTGGGCACGGTGCGCATGGATGGCATCATTGTCATCGGCGAAGGGGAGAAAGACGACGCCCCCATGTTGTATAACGGCGAGAAGGTGGGCAACGGCCGTGGCCCCCAGGTGGATGTGGCCGTAGACCCCGTGGAAGGGACCAATTTGCTGGCTAAAGGGCTTGCCAACGCCATCGCCATCGTCGGCCTGGCCCCCCATGGCGCGATGTGGAACCCCGGCCCCGCCTTCTACATGGACAAACTGGTTGTCGGACCGCAGGCTAAAGGCAAAGTGGACCTGGATGCGCCGGTGGCCGACAACTTGCAAGCCATCGCTACCGCCAAAGGCATACATATAGACGAGGTGACGGTGGTTATTTTGGACCGGCCCCGAAACGCGGCAAAGATAACGGCCGTGCGCCAAACCGGCGCCCGCGTCCGCCTCATCACCGATGGCGATGTGGCTCCGGCCCTCATGGCCGCCCTGCCCGAAACCGGTATAGACGCGGTGATGGGCATCGGCGGCACTCCCGAAGGCGTCATCACCGCCTGCGCCATGCACGGGCTGGGCGGCGACATCCAGGGCCGCCTGGCGCCCCAATCAGACGCCGAACGCCACAACATCGAACAGGCCGGCATCTCCCTCACGCGCAAACTTGGCCTGACCGATTTTGTCTCCGGCGATGACCACTTTTTCGCCGCCACCGGCATCACCCAGGGAGATTTTCTGCGCGGCGTGCGTTACACAGCGGATGGCGCCGTCACCCATTCGTTAGTTACCCGTTCCCAATCGGGAACGTGGCGATTGATCGAGTCTTATCATCGTTGGGATACGCTCATGCGTATCAGCATCGTACCGTACCGTTAA
- a CDS encoding ABC transporter permease yields MTTHAPTQPIVNRPAVTNGRASLPLQIMLVTWRNLVTIFRTPVALVPPLVISIFFLVIYESTLGKAAAFIPNLSGNSYLGFILPLSIISSSLSGSGIAAQNMVRDIESGYFDKLLLTPVSRTALLLGPILAGALILGIQASVVIAFATVMGLQSATGVAGLAVVVGLAILLGTGFAGFTVSAALGSGSAAATQGASFLFFPLTFLTASFVPLELLDGWLQTAARLNPITYVLEAMRGLLNTGWDTAVLTQGIAACLILGVAMYALAVYALHVRTRRS; encoded by the coding sequence CAATGGCCGGGCCAGCCTGCCGCTGCAAATTATGTTGGTCACGTGGCGCAATCTGGTCACTATTTTTCGTACCCCGGTGGCCCTGGTTCCACCGCTGGTCATCAGCATCTTCTTCCTGGTGATTTACGAATCTACCCTGGGCAAAGCGGCCGCTTTTATCCCCAATCTCAGTGGCAACAGCTATCTGGGCTTCATTTTGCCGCTGTCCATCATCAGTTCATCGCTTTCTGGCTCCGGCATCGCCGCGCAAAACATGGTGCGCGACATTGAAAGCGGCTACTTTGACAAACTGCTGCTGACCCCCGTCAGTCGCACGGCCTTGCTTCTGGGGCCGATTCTGGCCGGGGCGCTCATTTTGGGCATTCAGGCCAGCGTGGTGATTGCTTTTGCCACTGTCATGGGTTTGCAGTCGGCGACCGGTGTTGCTGGTTTGGCGGTGGTGGTTGGATTGGCTATATTGTTGGGTACAGGTTTTGCCGGGTTTACGGTTTCGGCGGCTTTGGGCAGCGGCAGCGCGGCGGCCACCCAGGGGGCCAGCTTCCTCTTTTTCCCGCTGACGTTCCTGACGGCCAGTTTTGTGCCGTTGGAATTGTTAGATGGCTGGCTGCAAACGGCCGCTCGTCTGAACCCTATCACCTACGTTTTGGAAGCGATGCGCGGCCTGCTCAATACCGGTTGGGACACGGCCGTTTTAACGCAAGGTATCGCCGCCTGCCTCATCCTGGGCGTGGCGATGTATGCCCTGGCGGTGTACGCCCTACACGTCCGCACGCGCCGCAGCTAA
- a CDS encoding form I ribulose bisphosphate carboxylase large subunit has protein sequence MSEAIAPNLTAQPPTADLSDKYIAGVRTYASGYYDPDYTPKDTDLLCAFRISPKPPTDMIEAAAAVAAESSTGTWTEVWSNQLTDLEFYKARVYDIQGDIAYIAYPMDLFEENSVVNIMSSIVGNVFGMKAINALRLEDMRIPVALVKTYPGPHVGIYDERVWADKWGRPLLGGTVKPKLGLSPKAYSTIIYECLMGGLDTTKDDENMNSQPFSRWQDRFRYAQDAVEDAMVETGEYKGHWHNVTAGSTLESLKRMDFVKERGADMCMFDFLTAGFAASADVFAHARELDMIVHCHRAMHAVFTRQRDHGIHMRVVAKWLRLTGGDHVHTGTVVGKLEGNWSETQGILSLLRERHTPANTQQGIYFDQDFAGLKTVWPVASGGIHVNHIPDLYRLTGNDAFWLFGGGTHGHPKGSRAGATANRVATEAISSGSTLQEAARNSPELRDAMNLWADIKFD, from the coding sequence ATGAGTGAAGCAATAGCCCCTAATTTAACAGCCCAGCCGCCAACCGCCGATTTGAGCGATAAATACATCGCCGGTGTGCGCACCTATGCCAGTGGATATTACGACCCAGATTACACGCCGAAAGACACCGACCTGCTGTGCGCCTTCCGCATCAGCCCCAAGCCACCCACAGACATGATCGAAGCCGCCGCCGCCGTCGCCGCCGAATCGTCCACCGGAACCTGGACCGAGGTCTGGTCCAATCAGTTGACCGATCTGGAATTTTACAAAGCGCGGGTGTACGACATTCAGGGTGACATTGCCTACATCGCTTACCCGATGGATCTGTTTGAGGAGAACAGCGTCGTCAACATTATGTCTTCTATCGTGGGCAATGTGTTTGGCATGAAAGCGATCAACGCCCTGCGACTGGAAGACATGCGCATCCCTGTCGCCCTCGTCAAGACATACCCAGGCCCGCACGTAGGCATTTATGATGAACGGGTATGGGCGGATAAATGGGGACGGCCGTTGCTCGGCGGCACTGTCAAACCCAAACTGGGTCTCTCCCCCAAAGCCTACTCCACCATCATCTACGAATGTCTGATGGGTGGCCTGGATACCACCAAAGATGACGAAAATATGAACAGCCAGCCATTCAGCCGTTGGCAAGACCGTTTCCGTTACGCCCAAGACGCCGTCGAAGACGCCATGGTCGAAACCGGCGAATACAAAGGCCACTGGCACAACGTAACGGCCGGCTCTACCCTTGAAAGCCTGAAGCGTATGGATTTTGTCAAAGAACGCGGCGCCGATATGTGCATGTTCGACTTTCTCACCGCCGGCTTTGCTGCCTCGGCCGATGTATTTGCCCATGCGCGTGAACTGGATATGATCGTCCACTGCCACCGTGCGATGCATGCCGTCTTCACTCGTCAGCGCGACCACGGCATCCACATGCGCGTCGTCGCCAAATGGCTGCGCCTGACCGGTGGTGATCATGTCCATACTGGCACAGTTGTCGGCAAATTGGAAGGCAATTGGAGCGAAACACAAGGTATTCTCAGCTTGCTGCGCGAACGGCATACCCCGGCCAACACCCAGCAAGGCATCTATTTCGACCAGGATTTTGCCGGTCTGAAGACCGTCTGGCCGGTGGCCTCTGGTGGTATTCATGTCAACCACATCCCCGACCTGTACCGTCTGACGGGCAATGATGCCTTCTGGCTTTTTGGCGGTGGTACGCACGGCCACCCCAAAGGCAGCCGCGCCGGGGCCACCGCCAACCGCGTCGCCACCGAAGCGATTTCCTCCGGTTCCACCCTGCAGGAAGCGGCGCGCAATTCGCCGGAACTGCGTGACGCCATGAACCTGTGGGCCGACATCAAGTTTGACTAG